The following nucleotide sequence is from Romeriopsis navalis LEGE 11480.
TGAGACCTTTACCTTGGCCGATATTGTTGCAGGGGCGGCGGTGCCATTGTTCCAGCGTCTGGGAGTGGCGCTGGGTGAGTATGGTTCGCTTGAGGCATGGCAACAGCGCTTAAGCGATCGCCCGACATGGCAAGCAACCCATCCTCAAGATGCCGATTTCGAGCGTTGGCAACGCTACGTTAAGACGATGGTCAAGCGACAGCTTAAAAATTAGTGGAATTCTGCTATTTTGCCAAAATAAAAGCCCCCAACTGGGTGGGGGCTTTTGGTGTCAACCATATTGCATTAGGAGGGGCAATTTCAGATCTAGGCGCTCATGAGCGTTGGGAGCTTGCAGCTCATGGCCTCGATATCCGTTGGGGATTCCAGCTTCGCTTCTGCCATATCCGTTTTCACTGCGGCAAGGAGACGCTCACGCAGGTCAGGCATGACGGATAATGCGCGCGTCCAATCGGGAATTCGCGATCCGGCTGGTTCATTCAAGTATTTTTTGAACGCGACGGGAATCACCTGCTCAAAGGATTCAACCGTCGTTTCTTCTCGATGACGATCGTAGGGAATCCCGTTACAACTAGCGTCAACGAAATACTGGCGAATGAGATCCTGTGCGACCCGTCGGAACTTGACCCGCATTGCCATCTGGTGGGCATCAGAAATAACAACAGATTCAGTTTCCGTCAGGGTTTTGAGTATTGAACCCAGAATCTCGGTACACATTTTCTGCAAGCCGTCACTGGGCCCTTCACCCACTTCCTTATGTTTGTGGTCAAAGAAGCCAAGGTCAACCTGCGAAACTCGCTTGGGTGCGACATTCCGATAAACTTCGGCCAGTAAGCCAACTTCCAAGCCCCAGTCACAAGGCACGCGTAGATTTAAGGCTAAATCCGATGTCATCGCAAATTCTCCGGCCAAGGGGTAACGATATGCCCGGAGGTATCGCAGGTAAGCATTATGTCCTAATACATCCTGCAAGGCCGATAGAATTGGTGCCACAAACAGCCTCACTGCCCGGCCATTCATGCTGCGATCA
It contains:
- a CDS encoding glucosyl-3-phosphoglycerate synthase encodes the protein MDFQQEFITTIHNFGVDVEHLEQRLMALSQTSPMALLIPSLYEELERPALSRIREHLKSCHYIKVINVCLYAETVEQYRNAVAFFSELPQTVNVIWTNGPRVRKLLKILAEQKLNLLDYKGKGWAVWLGLGLSSLDAQTIALHDADIVTFDRSLVAKLFYPIAEKEFGLAYNKAYYTRLGLADRSMNGRAVRLFVAPILSALQDVLGHNAYLRYLRAYRYPLAGEFAMTSDLALNLRVPCDWGLEVGLLAEVYRNVAPKRVSQVDLGFFDHKHKEVGEGPSDGLQKMCTEILGSILKTLTETESVVISDAHQMAMRVKFRRVAQDLIRQYFVDASCNGIPYDRHREETTVESFEQVIPVAFKKYLNEPAGSRIPDWTRALSVMPDLRERLLAAVKTDMAEAKLESPTDIEAMSCKLPTLMSA